The following are encoded in a window of Flavobacterium sp. WC2421 genomic DNA:
- a CDS encoding M28 family peptidase encodes MKRIVLSGLVLCSGLMVQAQSIDKIICTDKVTEIEKVLSADDMQGRRAFTPGIDKASAYIESQFKKIGLQTFNGAKDYRQEFTMTESKRKSLEVTIDDKAIDAGSMISFSYQPQVSLTEASPVTVVSIGSGDNFGPKFYEYYRSDKNLLVLVDASFKAKLQNMQHIGQMAAKPGKNTVVFVFGPTTATRFKIEATNTITTKKLNNVVGMLKGKTKPNEYVIFSGHYDHLGVGSPEEGVPHDATDSIYNGANDDAAGTTAVIVLAEYFKKINNNDRSIIFSTFVAEELGGYGAKYFSEQMNPEQVMAMFNIEMIGTDSKWGENSAYITGFNKTNMGEILQKNLEGSQFKFHPDPYPEQQLFYRSDNATLARQGVPAHTISTSKMDNEPNYHKASDEIGTLDMDNMTEIIKAIAISSSSIISGKDTPTRVDTTKLK; translated from the coding sequence ATGAAAAGAATTGTTTTAAGCGGACTGGTACTTTGTTCTGGTTTGATGGTGCAGGCGCAGTCTATCGATAAAATCATTTGCACAGATAAAGTGACTGAGATTGAAAAAGTACTTTCGGCAGATGATATGCAAGGGCGTAGAGCTTTTACACCTGGGATTGATAAGGCATCGGCCTATATTGAGTCTCAATTCAAGAAAATAGGGCTACAAACCTTTAATGGAGCCAAGGATTACAGACAGGAATTTACAATGACGGAGTCTAAAAGGAAAAGTCTGGAAGTAACGATTGATGATAAAGCGATTGATGCGGGGTCGATGATTTCATTTTCGTACCAACCTCAGGTTTCCTTGACAGAGGCGAGTCCTGTTACTGTGGTAAGCATTGGTTCTGGAGATAATTTTGGACCTAAGTTTTATGAGTATTACCGAAGCGATAAAAATTTATTGGTTTTAGTTGATGCGTCGTTTAAAGCCAAACTTCAAAATATGCAACATATTGGTCAAATGGCTGCTAAACCAGGGAAGAATACGGTAGTATTTGTTTTTGGACCTACAACTGCTACACGTTTCAAAATTGAAGCAACCAATACTATTACTACTAAAAAACTGAATAATGTAGTGGGGATGTTGAAAGGAAAAACGAAACCAAATGAATATGTAATATTTTCAGGTCATTACGATCATCTAGGTGTGGGCTCGCCAGAAGAAGGAGTGCCACATGATGCCACAGATTCTATCTACAATGGAGCCAATGATGATGCGGCAGGAACAACTGCGGTGATTGTGCTTGCTGAATATTTCAAGAAAATAAATAATAATGATCGTTCTATCATTTTTTCGACTTTTGTAGCAGAAGAATTGGGAGGTTATGGAGCTAAATATTTTTCGGAACAAATGAATCCAGAGCAAGTAATGGCCATGTTCAATATTGAAATGATTGGTACCGATTCTAAATGGGGGGAAAACTCGGCTTACATCACTGGATTTAATAAAACGAATATGGGTGAAATTTTGCAGAAAAACTTAGAAGGATCACAATTTAAATTCCATCCAGATCCCTACCCAGAACAACAATTATTCTATAGATCTGACAATGCTACGCTGGCAAGACAAGGAGTTCCGGCGCATACAATTTCGACATCAAAAATGGATAACGAACCTAATTATCATAAAGCGAGTGATGAGATAGGAACATTAGACATGGACAACATGACCGAAATTATTAAAGCAATCGCAATTAGTTCGTCATCTATTATCAGCGGGAAAGACACGCCAACGAGAGTGGATACTACGAAGTTGAAATAA
- a CDS encoding acyl-CoA thioesterase: MNTTFKTVSSSHITISELMLPSHTNFSGKIHGGYILSLMDQIAFACGSKFCGNYCVTASVDTVNFLKPIEVGELVTMKASVNYVGNSSMIVGIRVESENIQTGTVNHCNSSYFTMVSKDIAGKNAAVPGLILTTLKEVSRFQNALKQISMRKEREEHQSIASFGSIESIVSSNKYKVQVEFN, from the coding sequence ATGAATACTACTTTCAAAACGGTAAGCTCGTCGCACATCACTATATCCGAGTTAATGCTGCCTTCCCACACCAACTTTAGCGGAAAAATTCATGGTGGTTATATTTTGTCACTTATGGACCAGATTGCCTTTGCATGTGGGTCTAAATTTTGCGGAAATTATTGTGTAACGGCCTCTGTGGATACGGTGAATTTCTTGAAACCTATTGAAGTAGGCGAATTAGTTACTATGAAAGCCAGTGTGAACTATGTGGGAAACAGTTCTATGATTGTGGGCATCCGAGTAGAGTCGGAAAATATTCAAACAGGAACTGTCAATCATTGTAATTCCTCTTATTTCACGATGGTTTCTAAAGACATTGCTGGTAAAAATGCCGCTGTTCCAGGACTTATACTGACTACTTTAAAAGAAGTAAGTCGGTTTCAAAATGCGTTAAAGCAAATTTCTATGAGAAAAGAAAGAGAAGAACATCAAAGTATTGCCTCATTTGGATCTATAGAATCTATTGTAAGTTCTAATAAATATAAAGTACAAGTCGAATTCAATTAG
- a CDS encoding GNAT family N-acetyltransferase: protein MTTAITNKLEIIKFREEFKDAFKAINYEWIEKYFEVTELDKQAFNNPTEAILDKEGFIYLALYENTIIGSVALERITQKQYALTRMGVQPGFQGMKVGQSLMDAAIDKCKEMELESVVLYTNHVLINALNLYIKNGFKFVTLDDVPYKRAKIKMELKF from the coding sequence ATGACAACAGCAATTACTAATAAATTAGAAATTATAAAATTTCGAGAAGAGTTTAAAGATGCTTTTAAAGCCATCAATTACGAATGGATCGAGAAATACTTTGAAGTTACGGAACTGGACAAGCAGGCTTTTAATAACCCCACGGAAGCAATACTAGATAAAGAAGGTTTTATCTACCTGGCATTGTATGAAAACACCATAATTGGGTCGGTTGCTTTGGAGAGGATTACCCAGAAGCAATACGCACTTACTAGAATGGGGGTACAACCGGGTTTTCAAGGGATGAAAGTAGGACAATCACTAATGGATGCGGCAATTGACAAATGCAAAGAAATGGAATTGGAAAGTGTAGTTTTATATACCAATCATGTATTAATCAATGCTTTGAATTTGTATATAAAAAATGGTTTTAAATTTGTGACTTTAGATGATGTGCCTTACAAAAGAGCAAAGATAAAAATGGAATTAAAATTCTAG